In one Winogradskyella sp. MH6 genomic region, the following are encoded:
- a CDS encoding type 1 glutamine amidotransferase domain-containing protein codes for MKKTILFIALLMPVLFFAQSTDHQKKVLMVVSSYGKDMGAVRPGYEFDEFSQAYLVFKNNNLSVDVASPKGGKVEPDNYNKEKLYNQQLLEDQKALDVLNNTKSTASINADDYDAIYIVGGKGAMFDLPFDPSLQDIILNLFNRENTVIASVCHGPAVFANVKENDEYIIKDVALTGFSNVEEELFGKKWVKEFPFSLETKLKSRGAKFEQTDFMLSKVVVSKGFVTGQNPFSTAKSAEAVVQSLGLKPVTRELYTDENSVLLIQDILDETITIQKAEELLAKDASMYDMPLIAVYGYYKILASNDDKNGLLKGIELVELTSPYFFNENLQLLLAKTYASLDENEKARHIVKDLISKELLVEKAEELLEELNSKIED; via the coding sequence ATGAAAAAAACTATTTTATTTATCGCCCTATTAATGCCTGTTTTATTTTTTGCACAATCTACAGATCATCAGAAAAAAGTCTTGATGGTAGTTAGTAGCTACGGAAAAGATATGGGAGCTGTAAGACCTGGATATGAGTTTGATGAATTCTCTCAAGCCTATTTGGTATTTAAAAACAATAATTTATCAGTTGATGTAGCTAGCCCAAAAGGTGGAAAGGTTGAACCTGACAATTACAATAAAGAAAAACTTTATAACCAACAACTTTTAGAAGACCAAAAGGCATTAGATGTATTAAATAATACAAAGTCAACAGCTAGTATTAATGCAGATGACTACGATGCCATTTACATCGTTGGAGGAAAAGGCGCGATGTTTGACTTGCCTTTTGACCCTTCACTTCAAGATATCATATTAAACCTTTTTAATAGAGAAAACACCGTTATCGCTTCGGTTTGTCATGGTCCTGCAGTTTTTGCAAACGTCAAAGAGAATGATGAATATATAATTAAAGATGTGGCATTAACGGGTTTCAGTAATGTTGAAGAAGAACTTTTCGGTAAAAAGTGGGTTAAGGAGTTTCCTTTTAGTTTGGAAACTAAACTGAAGTCAAGAGGTGCTAAATTTGAGCAAACCGATTTTATGCTCTCTAAAGTGGTTGTTTCTAAAGGTTTTGTTACAGGTCAAAATCCTTTTTCAACTGCAAAATCTGCTGAAGCAGTAGTACAGTCTTTGGGCTTAAAACCTGTAACGAGAGAGTTATATACCGATGAAAATAGTGTTCTTCTAATACAAGACATTCTAGATGAAACTATAACTATTCAAAAAGCCGAAGAGTTATTAGCCAAGGATGCTAGTATGTACGATATGCCACTAATTGCAGTTTATGGGTACTATAAAATCTTAGCATCTAATGATGACAAGAACGGTTTGTTAAAAGGTATAGAACTTGTTGAATTGACTTCACCTTACTTTTTTAATGAAAATCTACAGCTTTTATTAGCTAAGACCTATGCTTCTTTAGATGAAAATGAAAAGGCAAGGCATATTGTAAAGGATTTGATATCTAAAGAATTACTAGTAGAAAAAGCTGAAGAATTA